Genomic DNA from Halorussus rarus:
CTTTTTCTACGAGTGACGCAGCCGGGAGTGCCCCGGCCGAGCGCGCCGGAGCGCCGGACCGCACTCGTGTGTCGCGCTCCCGAGAACTACCACCCGGGTTGATACGGCTGGTCGTAGTGGGTCCTGTCCGGGTGGAGAGATGAGAGAGACAGACTCGAACGACGCGAGGGAGCGCGAGGAGACCGACGACCGGCCGGTCGACCGCCGGACGATGCTGAAGGGGACCGCGGCGGCGGGGCTCGCCGGCGGCGCACTGTCGGGGAGCGGGGCGGCCCAGAGCCTCCCCAACAAGATCAGGATCGAGGCCGACGAGACGCCGCTTTGGTACGAAATCAGCGTGAGCGGGCGGATCGTGAAGGGCTCGCAGGCCGGCGAGACCGACGAGATATCCGACGACGGGACGACCGTCGAGGGGTACGAGCGGGACGACAACAACGGCGTCGACGACTACCGGTTCTCGGGCCGGATCACCGGCTTCGAGGTCACGGAGGGGTCGGTGGATTCGATCAGCGTCAACGGCGAGACCGTCGACGACCCGGTCGGACTCCCGGAGTCGTCGGACGACTCGGACTCGGCGAACGGGTCGCAACTGCCGAACGCGGTCACCATCGAGCCCGGGAACGAGGGCGAGCGGGTGGCCTATCACTTCCGGGTGTCCGGGACCGTCGAGCCCGGGCCGGAGGCCGGCACCCTCGGCGTCGACACCATCGAGGACAACGTCGTCCAGGGCAAGGTCGGCGGGTCCATCGAGGGCAACGACGACCCGGTCGACGACTACCTCTTCTCGGGCGCCATCGCGTTCGACGACGCCGACGGCCCGCTGACCGTGACCATCGAGTTCGGCGGCGAGTGATCGAATCGTCGGTCGGAAGCCGGGCGGCCTTTTTTCCGGACCGGATTCGCCGCGCTCGCTCGGGTCCGCCACAGGTCGTGTGCACGCTCGAGGTCCCGCGCAGAATCCCGTCAGACAGGAAAACCCTCATACCATCCCCAACCCAACGGTTCGGGTATGGCCGAACGCGCGTGGCAGGACATCATCGTCGGCGACCGGATGGCGGTCGACCAGGAGTTCGCACAGCGAGTCACGGATTCGGAGTTCTCCCGTCAGGAGTGGGGGCTCATCATGACCGCGGTGGAGTTCGAGATAGAGCACCCCGACGACGACGAGCGCGCCCGGATCGTCGCCGACACCTCGAAGGTCGAGCAGGTGATGCCCGAACTCGAGAACATCCGCAACCAGATGAACTCGATGGCGGGCGGCGGTGGCGGCGGCGACGGCGGCGGAGGCGTCTTCGACTCGGTGAAGGACGCGCTCGGGCTGGGCGGCGGTGGCGGCGGCGTCGACCGGGAGCGGGTCGAGGCGGCCAACCGGCTCGCTCAGGAGTACGCGGGCGAGCTCCAGCAGCGGCTCGAGTCCCAGGGCAAGTGGAAGCAGGTCCGCAACGCCGCGAGCGACTGATGTGCGGACACCGACCCGAGCGGACGCTCCTGTCGGGGAGCTTCGCCCCGGGCGCGTGGCGGTACGCCCTGCTGGCGCTCGCGCTGGCGATACCGGTCTCGGTGCTATCGCGGCTCGGGAAGTGCTCGCGGCGCTGGAACCTTGCGGCCCCGGCGCTGGCCGTCGGCGCACTGCTCTTCCACCGCGACCCCGACCGGACCCCGCCCGACTCGGGCGTCCTGGCGCCCGCGGACGGTCGCGTCTCGGTGGTGCGCGAGGAGGGCGACCGGGTCCGCGTCGGCGTGTTCATGAACGTCACCGACGTCCACGTCAACCGCGCGCCGGTCGGCGGTCGGGTCGAAGCGGTCGACCACGAACCGGGCAAGCACCGGCCGGCGTTCTCGAAGGAGTCGGACAGAAACGAGAAGCTCCACGTCCGGTTCCCGGACCACGAGGTGACGCTCGTCGCCGGGGCGTTCGCCCGGCGCATCCACCCCTACGTCGACGAGGGCGACCACCTCGGCCGGGGCGAGCGACTCGGCCACATCTCGTTCGGGAGCCGCGCCGACGTTCTGCTCCCAGAGTCGGTCGACCACGCGGACCTGACCGTCCGGCGGGGTCAGAAGGTCCGGGCGGGCGAGACGAGGATCGCCGAACTCTAGTCGCCGCTGTAGTCGCCGCCGTGAAACAGCGTCCGCTCCTCGGCCTCGTAGATGCTGATGAGTTCGCCGACGATCTCGTCGTAGGACTCGTCCTCCACCCGGAGGCTGTCCAGGCGTTCGATGGTCTCCTCGTCGAGTTCGATCTGTGGCATCGGGCGAGCGTACGCTGCGGACCTCCTTAAGCGACCGGGGCCCCTTCCGAACGGGCGATGCGGTGCGCCGAATGCCCGTCGGTTCGGCCGCTCGCGACACGGAGACGAGTATCCATCCTCCGGTCGGCGGGACGGTCCCGCGTCAATCTCGTCCGGCCACCTTAAATTACGGGTACGATTGCGGAATCAACCGGGCGAGGAAGTCGCGTAACTACCAGTTACCGGTGGCGCCAACGGTTGATTACGGGGATGTAGGTACTGGATAACAAAGTGGGTAGGATTGTGTGTATCTATCGCGCAGACATGACCACGACCGACAACCGCCTCACCAACGGCGACGACACGATGGCCGAGAACCGATGTCAGAGCTGCGGCTCCTTCGTCACGCGGGACTTCGCACGCGTATTCGGGAACAACCACAACGAGGTGTTCGGCTGTCTGGAGTGCATGACCGCGACGGAAGTCAAGAAGGGAGGGGCGCGGGCCGACGAGGTCGACACGACCAACCTCATCGGCGGCCGCGAACCGCTCCGATAACTCGTTCGGGACCGTTCCGGAACTATTCTCGTCGACTCAGAGTTCGGCCAGCACCGCCTCGGTCACGTCGCTCGTCGTCGCGTCGCCGCCGAGGTCGGGGGTGTGGGGCCCCGACGCCAGCACGGACTCCACGGCCGCGCGGACGCGCTGGCCGGCGTCGTCGTAGCCCAGATACTCCAGCAGCATCGCCGCCGACAGGATGGCGGCGCTCGGGTTCGCGACGCCCTCGCCGGCGATGTCGGGTGCGGTGCCGTGGACCGGCTCGAACAGCGCGCGCTCCCCGCCGACGTTCGCGCTGGGTAGCAGGCCCAGCCCGCCGACCAGCCCGGCCGCCAGATCAGACAGCATGTCGCCCGCGAGGTTCGGACAGACGACGACGTCGTAGTCCTCGGGGCGCTGGACCAGATGCATCGCCAGCGCGTCCATCAGCGCGTCGTCGGTCGGCACGTCGTACTCCTCGCCGACCCGCCGCGCGGTCTCCAGGAAGAGCCCGTCGGTGGTCCGCATCACGTTGGCCTTGTGGGCTATCGTCACGCCTAACCCGCGGTCGGCGGCGTACTCGAAGCCGTAACGCGCGATTTCCGCCGAGGCGGACTCGGTAACGACCCGTGTCAGCGTGGTTACGCCCGGCGCAATCTCGGACTCGTGGCCCGCGTAGACGCCCTCGGTGTTCTCCCGGACGAACACCAGGTCGGTCTCGGGGTTCGGGGCGTCGATGCCGGGGTAGGCACGGACCGGCCGGACGTTGGCGAACGAGTCGACCGCCCGCCGGAGCGGGATGATGACGTCGGCCGCGGTCTCGCCGGCCGCGCCGAACAGGGTCGCGTCGGCGCTCGCCGCGAGCTCGCGGGTCTCGTCGGGCAGCGCCTCGCCGGTCCGCTCCTTCACCTCGTCGCCGGCCTCGGCCTCGGTGAACTCGAAGTCGGGGCCGACCGCCTCCAGCACGTCGCGGGCCGCGGCGGTGACCTCCCGTCCGATGCCGTCCCCGGGGATTACGACGACGTGCTCGGAACCGTCCGCAGTCATTCGGCCTCCTCCACGTACGGCAGGCCGGCCGCCGTCGCGGCGACCGACTCGGCGTTCGACTTCAGCAGCGCGGTGGTGTCCCAGACGCCCTCGACCAGCGCCTTGCGCTGGGCGTCGTCGACCGTGGCGTCGATCTCGCGGTCATCGTAGCTGACCGACTCGGCCGCGACGTCGATATCGATCTCGGTGTCGGGGTGCTCGTCGACGTAGTCCTGCAGGGCTTCGATCTCCTGCTGGCTCGCGGTGACCGTCGGAATGCCGAGCGCGAGGCAGTTGCCCGCGAAGATCTCGGCGAAGCTCTCGCCGACGATGGCGTCGATGCCCCAGCGCATCAGCGCCTGCGGGGCGTGCTCGCGCGAGGAGCCGCAGCCGAAGTTGGCGTTGACGACCAGTACCGAGGCGTCCCGGAACCGGTCCTCGTTGAAGGGGTGGTCCTTGACTTCGACGGTTCCACCGTCTCCGTCTCGTTGCTCCTCCGGAGCAACGCCGTCGTCGTCGGTGAACCGCTGGTCCTGGAAGACGAACTGGCCGAGGCCGTCGAAGGTGATCGCCTTCAGGTACCGCGCCGGGATGATCTGGTCGGTGTCGATGTCGTTGCCCCGGAGCGGGATGCCGGTCCCGGAGACGCGCTCGACCGTCTCGATGTCGGTCTCGGTGGTCTGTCCGCTCATGCCCGCGTCACCTCCGAGTCGTCGACGTCGGTCTCGGGGAGCTCCCGGACGTCGGTCACCTCGCCCTCGACCGCGGCGGCGGCGACCATCCGGGGGTTCATCAGCACGGTCCGGCCCTCCTTGCTGCCCTGTCGGCCGACGAAGTTCCGGTTCGACGACGACGCGGAGGCCTCGTCGCCCTCCAGCTGGTCGTCGTTCATGCCGAGGCACATCGAGCAGCCCGCGCCGCGCCAGTCGAACCCGGCCTCGGTGAACACCTCGTCGAGGCCCTCGGCCTCGGCGGCGGCCTTCACGCGCTGGCTGCCGGGCACGACCATCGCGCGGACGTCGTCGTGGACCTCCCGTCCCGCGACGACCCGGGCGGCCCGCCGGAGGTCCGGCAGGCGCGCGTTGGTGCAGGAGCCGAGGAAGGCGACGTCGATCTGGTAGCCCTCCATCGTGTCGCCTGGCTCGACCCGCATGTGCTCCTGGGCCCGCCGGGCGGTGTCCCGCTTGTCTTCGGGTAGCTCCTCGGGGTGGGGAATCGGCTCGGTGACGCCGACGCCCTGGCCCGGCGTCGTGCCCCAGGTCACCATCGGTTCGAGCGCGTCGCCGTCGATGACGACCTCGTCGTCGTACTCGGCGTCGTCGTCCGACGCGATGGACTCCCAGTAGGGTTTGAGTTCCTCGAAGCGCTCGGGGTCGTCGGCGAAGGCGTCGGTGTCGGCGAGCCACTCGTAGGTGGTCTCGTCGGGGTTGACGTACCCCGCCCGGGCGCCGCCCTCGATGGACATGTTGCAGATGCTCATCCGACCCTCCATGTCGAGGTTCTCGACGGCCTCGCCGGCGTACTCGTAGACGTAGCCGACGCCGCCGTCGGTCCCGAGCTTCCGGATGATCTGGAGGATGACGTCCTTGGCCTCCACGCCCTCGCCGAGCTCGCCGGTGACCCGAATCCGGCGGACGTCCTTCTTCTCCATCGCCACGGTGCCGGTCGCGAGCACGTCCCGGATCTGGGAGGTGCCGATGCCGAACGCCAGCGCGCCGAACGCGCCGTGGGTCGAGGTGTGACTGTCGCCGCAGACCACCGTCATGCCGGGCTGGGTCAGCCCCTGCTCCGGGCCGATGACGTGGACGATGCCCTGGTCGCCGGTGTCCGGACTGGAGAACTCGATGCCCGCCTCCCGGACGTTCTCCTCGAGTTCGGCCATCATCTCCTCGGCCGCGCCCTCGTAGGGACGCTCGCGGTCGGCGGTCGGGACGATGTGGTCGACGGTGGCGTGGGTGCGCTCGGGGTACGCGACCTCGAGGTCGCGCTCGCGGAGCATGCCGAACGCCTGCGGACTGGTCACCTCGTGGATGAGGTGGAGGCCCACGAACAGCTGGTCCTGGCCGGTCGGGAGCCCGGCGACCTTGTGGCGGTCCCACACCTTGTCGTACAGGGTGCGCTCGCTCATCGGCACCACCTCCGGTTCGTCCGTACTTCGTTGCAACCCCCGGGCGTCGCTCCGCCGGAGACGTCACTGTTCGTCGCTGCGTCGGAGAAATCAGTTCGTACGTGCATCGCTACGGGCTCACTCTTCGGACTCTACGGTCCGGTACTCGCCGCCCCGCTCGAAGACGCGGTCCGCGCTCTCGCCGTCGTCGTGCGGCGGCGTGTGGCTCACGTCCTTCATCCGGTCGGCAGCCTCGTTCTCTTCGTCCACCTCTTCTTCAGCGGCCTCCGGTTCGACTGCCTCCCGGCGACCCCCGTCCGCGGCGACGACCGGCCCGCGCTCGAAGGGCCGGTTCACGGTGCCGCGGGCGGCGTGCGGGTGGGTGTGGCTCACGTCGCGCATCGGCGTCGCGCCGCGCTCGGTGGTCGTCTCGTCTGGCTCGGTCGCCTCGTGTCGGTCTGTTCGGTTCATTGTCTCAGTCGTCCGCTCGCACTCGCTCGGACTCGTCGTCCTCGGTCGATTCCTCTGCCTGTTCCTCGTCGGCCCACGCGAACAGGGCGCGGAGCCTGGCGCCCACGTCCTCGATGTCGTGGTTCACGTCGGCCTCCTTCTGCTGGCGGTACACCGGCCGGCCGGTCTGGTTCTCCGAGATCCACTCCCGGGCGAACTCGCCGTTCTGGACCTCCTCGAGCGCCTCCTCCATGTTCGCGCGCACGTCCTCGTCGATGATCTCGGGGCCGCGGGTGAGCCCGCCGTACTCGGCGGTGTCCGAGACCGAGTCCCACATCTCGCGCATCCCGCCCTCGTACATCAGGTCGACGATGAGCTTCATCTCGTTCAGGCACTCGAAGTAGGCCATCTCGGGGCTGTACCCCGCGTCGACCAGGGTCTCGTAGCCCACCTTGATGAGCTCGGTGATGCCCCCGCAGAGCACCGCCTGCTCGCCGAACAGGTCGGTCTCGGTCTCCTCGCGGAACGTGGTCTCGACCACGCCCGCGCGCGTGCAGCCGATCGCCTTCCCGTAGGCCAGCGCCTCCTGCTTGGCGTCGCCCGTGGCGTCGCGGTACACCGCGAGCAGGCCGGGCGTCCCCTCGCCGCTCTCGTAGTTGCGCCGGACGAGATGGCCCGGCGACTTCGGGGCGATCATCGTCACGTCCACGTCCTCCGGGGGTTCGATCTGGCCGTAGTGGATGTTGAACCCGTGGGCGAACTGGAGGGTGTCGCCGGCCTCGAGTTCGTCCTCGACGTCGTCGTACACCGCGGGCTGGACCGTGTCGGGCACGAGCACCGACACGATGTCGGCCCGGCTCGCGGCCTCCCTGGGCGTCGCCACGTCCAGGCCGTCCTCGCGGGCGGCGTCCCGGGAGGACGACTCTTCGCGCAGGCCGACGACCACGTCGACCCCGCTGTCGGCGAGGTTCTGGGCGTGGGCGTGGCCCTGGCTCCCGTAGCCGAGCACGGCTACGGTCTTGTCGTCGAGGTACGCGTCGTCCGCGTCGTCGTCGTAGTACACTGTCGTGTCGAATTCGTCGTTCTCTGTCATCTGTCGTGTGTAGTTTGTCGGTGAGTCTGTCTCGGGTCAGTCGTCGTACGTTCCGGTCTCGACCCGCTCGGGCTCCTCGTCGTCAGATTCCCCGCTCTCCTTGGCGTGGCCCGGCTCCTCGCCGGGCGTGGTCGGGGTGTCGCCCCGCGCCAGCGCGGTCTGGCCGGTCCGGGCGATCTCGATGATGCCGAACTGCCGGAACGCGTCGATGGCGTCGTCGATCTTGTGCTGCTCGCCGGTGATCTGGACCGTGATGGTCCGGGGCCCGGCGTCGAGCGTCTGGCCCTCGTACATCTGGGTGATGGCGTGGACCTTGTCCGGCTCGTCGCCCCGCACCTTCAGCACGACGAGCTCGGCCTGAACCGCGTGGTCGTCGAGCTCGCCCACCTGGATGACCGGCCGGAGCTTCGCGACCTGCTTCTTCACCTGGTCGATGCCGGCGTCGGTCTCCTCGACGACCAGCGTGATGCGGGCGTGGCCGTCGACCGTCGTCGGCCCGACCGTCAGGCTCTCGATGTTGAACTGCCGCCGGGAGAACAGCCCGGACACCTTCGCCAGCACGCCTGGCTCGTGTTCGACCAGCGCGGAGACGACCGCGGTCCGGGTCTCCTGCTCGGCCTCGACCGCAGGGTCGATGCGGACGCCGTGCTTGTTCCGCCGGCCCTGTGGATCGGGGCGCTCCTCCGGCCGCGGGCCGGCGAGTTCGCCGCCCCTGTTCCCGACGTCGCCGCTCTCGTCCTCCGAGCTCATAGCTGGTCCTCCGATAGCGCGAACTTCCCGTTGTCGCCGCCGCTGGGCACCATCGGGTAGACGTTCGCCGCGGGGTCGATGCGGAAGTCGATGACCGACGGGCCGTCGTAGGCCAGCGCGGCCGCGACGGTGTCGGCGACCTCGTCGTAGTCCTCGACGGTGTAGCCCTGGGCGCCGAACGCCTCGGCCAGCGGCTCGAACTCGGGGCACCACGAGTACTCGGAGGCCGAGTGGCGGCCGTCGTAGAAGGCGTCCTGCCACTGGCGGACCATCCCGATGTACTCGTTGTTGAGCACCGCGACCGTGATGTCCAGGTCCTCGCGGACCGCGACCGACAGCTCCTGGATGGTCATCAGGAACGAGCCGTCGCCCTCGAAGCAGACGACCTGCTGGTCGTCCTCGGCGGCGAACCGGGCGCCGATGGCCGCGGGCAGGCCGTAGCCCATCGTGCCGAGGCCGTGGGAGGAGACCCACGTCCGGGGCCGGGTGTAGGTCCAGTACTGGACCGCCCACATCTGGTGCTGGCCGACCCCGGTCGTGACGATGGTGTCGTCGCCGGTGGCCTCGTCGAGCGCCTCGACGACGAACTGGGGCTTGAGCGGCTCGTCGTCGGGCGTGGCGTAGTCCATCGGGTACTCGGCCTTCCACTCGCGGCACTGCTCGCGCCACTCCCGGTAGCCGTCGGCGATGGCGTCGGCGTCCATCCCGGTCTCGCTACCCAGTTCGTCGTCGAGCTGCTCGAGGACCGTGCCGGCGTCGCCGATCAGCGGGACGTCCGCGTGGACGTTCTTCGAGATCTCCGCCGGGTCGATGTCGACGTGCAGGACCTCGGCGTCGGGCGCGAACGTCTCGACGCCGCCGGTGAGCCGGTCGTCGAACCGGGTGCCGACCGCGAGCATCACGTCGCAGTGGGTGGTCGCCATGTTGGCGTAGCCGGTGCCGTGCATGCCTACCATCTCCATCGCCAGGTCGTCGTCCTCGGGGAACGTCCCGACCGCGGGCATCGAGGTGGCGACCGGAATCTCGTACCGGCGGGCGAACGCCCGGAGCTCCTCGCTGGCCTCGCCCTTGAGCACGCCGCCGCCCGCCAGGATGACGGGCTTGTCTGCGCGTTCGAGCGTGCGCGCGGCCGCACGGACGGACTCGGCGTCGGCGTCGGTCCGCGGCCGGTGGGTGTCGGGCGTCGTCGCCTCGCCGGGCTCGCGGGTCGTCTCGGCCTGCGTCACGTCCTTCGGCAGGTCGACGAGCGTCGGTCCGGGCCGGCCGGACGCCGAGTAGGCGAACGCCTCGCCCACCACGTCGCCGACGGTGTCGGCCCGGTCGGCGAAGTAGTTGGTCTTGGTGATGGGCGCGGTGATGCCGGTGGTGTCGGTCTCCTGGAACGCGTCGTTGCCCACGAACTCGGTCGGCACCTGGCCGGTGAGCGCGACGACGGGGTCCGAGTCCATGCTCGCGTCGGCGATGCCGGTCACGAGGTTGGTCGCGCCCGGCCCGGACGTGGCGAGACAGACGCCCGGCGTGCCCGAGACGACGCCGAAGGCGTCGGCGGCGTGTGCCGCGCCCTGCTCGTGGGCCATCATGACGTGGCGGAGCGGCGAGTCGAACACCGCGTCGTACACCGGCATGATGGCGCCGCCCTGGATGCCGAACAGGGTCTCGGCGCCCGCGTTCTCGAGGGCGGTCACGACCGACTGGGCGCCGGTCTGGACCCGTTTCTCCTCGGTCTCGGGCTCGGTGCGTGCGTCGTCGGCCGTCGCCTCGGTCGAGGACTCCTCGGCGTCGGCCTCGTCGGGGTCGGCGCGCCGCGGTGCGGACTCACTCACGGCGGACCACTCCCGAACCGGTCGGTCGTCGATACTCTGCTGGCTGTGCGTCCTGGGGTGTCGTTGTTGTGCGTGTCACTGTCGGTCGAGCGCGCTTGTCGGTCTGGAGACGATGCGGAACGTCGGGTCGGAGAAGTGGTAGTGTAGGGGCTCAAGCCCCTACAATAATCACGCGCTCGACAGTCGCACTGCTCGCGGCGGCCGGGCTGGTCGCGCCCGGGCGGTCGCGGGGCGCGAGGCGTCTCGCGCCGGTGGCAGTGGTCGACTGTCGCATCGTTACTGGATACGTACCGGGCCCGACGTTCATAATCCTTTCCCGCGTGGCAACCCTTGCGCGAGAATCGACGGGGTCCCGTCCCGCCGGAGACGCCGCGGCCCGCGTCGCTTCCGCGGTGGCAACCCCCGCTTCGGGCGAGTCGGCTACCGTTCCGCCCGGCCGCCGCGCGCGGCTGGCCGGACGGGGCGACTCCGGCGGTCGCCATCAGGCGCGGACCTCCGATTCCTCGCGGGTCACGTCGGCCTCGCGGGCGAACCGCTCCAGGTCGGCGACCGTGACGCGGTTCTTCTCCGCGCCGTAGTCCTTGACCCGGCGGGTCACCTCCCGGACCTCGGCGTCGGTCGGGGCGAACCCGTTGTCCTCCAGGCGCTTGCGGACCGAGTTCGCGCCGGTGTGCTTGCCCAGCACGAACTCCCGCTCGGCGCCGACCATCTCGGGAGTCATCACGCCCGGCTCGAACGTGTCGGAGTTCTCGATGACGCCCGCGGCGTGGATGCCGGACTCGTGGGCGAACGCGTTATCGCCGGTGACCGGCTTGTTCGCCGGTATCGGGACGTCGCTGTACTCCTCGACGATTGCCGAGAGCTCGGCGATGCCGGTCGTGTCGATCCCGGTGTCGACGCCGTAGACGCTCTCGACGGCCATCACGACCTCCTCGTAGGCCGCGTTGCCCGCGCGCTCGCCGATGCCGTTGACCGAGACCTGGGCCTGGTCGGCCCCGGCCTCGAAGCCGGCGACGGCGTTGGCGGAGGCCATGCCGAAGTCGTCGTGGGTGTGGACGTCGATGCGGGCGTCGGTGTGCTCGTCGACCAGTCGGACCAGGTCGGCGAACCGTCCCGGCGTCGCGACGCCGCAGGTGTCGGGGATGTTTATCCAGTCGACGTCGGCCTCGGAGACGGCCTCGACGACCGTCTCGAGGTACTGCTCGTCGGTCCGGGTGGCGTCCATCGGCGAGAACATCGCGGTGACGCCCGCCTCCTTCACCCGTTCGACCGCCTGCACCGACCGCTCGACGACCTCCTCGCGGGTCGCGTGCATCGAATCCTCGATCTGGACGTCGCTGGTCGAGGCGAAGACGTGGACCATCTCGACGCCGGAGTCGATGGCGGCCTCCACGTCCTTGTCGACCACGCGGGCCAGCCCGCAGGTGGTCGTCGTCGTGCTGGCGGCGATGTCGCTGACGGCCTCGAACTCGGCGTCGGAGTTGACGGGGAACCCGGCCTCGATGACGTGGGTGCCCATCCGGTCGAGGGCGTCGGCGATAGTTCGCTTCTCGTCGTAGGAGAAGGAGGTACGGGGAGCCTGTTCGCCGTCGCGCAGGGTCGTGTCGAACACCCGCGCGGACTCGAACTCGGTCTCAGTAGCTAGCGTGCCGTCGAAGAACTCGACCCGCCCGGCTGGTACCGGACGAACCAATGTCGTTGTCGGACATCGTATCCCGTTCTGGCCACCTTCTCCTATTTAACTGTGTCGCTGCGACAGACGGCGGAGGGCTGGGGACGGTCGCCGTCGGGGAGGCGAAAACGGAAAATCGCCCGACTGAAACGGCCTGTAATTCCCCGTATGTCCTAAGTCTACCTTATACTCAGACAATCGTCACAGGCGCGATTCACTCGGCGAATCGTTGATTTTCAACATTCTCCTGTGGAAGATACTCGGGCGCGGTGCTACCAGTTCCCAGTCAGTTACTCGGACCTGCCGGAGCTATCGCCCTGTGGCCGTCCCAGACCGACGTTGCCCCAGCAACAACAGTAAGGTAGCTGGCGGACGAAGTGGCACCTGCATGACGACTCAAGAGGTCACCGACCTGCTCAAGAAGGCGTACAGCGACGAGATCGAGACCGTGATGAACTACCTGACCAACTCCATCGTGCTCGACGGCGTGAGCGCCGAGGAGGTCAAGGAGAGCCTCGAGACCGACATCCAGGAGGAGCTAGGCCACGCCGAGATGCTGGGCCAGCGGCTCAAGCAGCTCGACGAGCGCCCGCCGGCCTCCTACGACTTCGAGGCCCGCCAGGAGAGCCTCCAGCCGCCGGAGGACAGCACCGACGTGCTGTCGGTCATCAACGGCGTGCTCGACGCCGAGGAGGACGCCATCGAGACGTACCGGTCGCTCATCACGGCCGCCGGCGACGAGGACCCGGTGACCGAGGACATCGCGGTGACCATCCTCGCCGACGAGGAGGCCCACCGCACCGAGTTCCGCGGGTTCAAGCGAGAGTACGACGACTGAGGAGCGCGCCGTTCTGGCAGCTACATCCTAGTTTCTCGGTGTCCGACCGCCCTCGGGGGCAAGGACTTTGCCGGGGGAGTGCGAGCGGCCGCGTATGGGCAGTTTCGACCTCGACCTCCAGACCGTCGAGAAGGAGATAGACGACGGCGATACCGACCGCGAGCAGGGCGACCGACGCATCGTGCTGGGCGAACTGGACGGCGAGACCGACGAGCGCGAGTGGTTCGAGGTCGTCGACCGCGGCGACGTCCTCGTGCTGGCCATCGAGGGCGACCTCGCGGAGCTGGCGGCCGACCTCGCGCCGCGCGTCAAGGAGCGCGGCGGCAACCTCGTCCACTTCCGGGAGTTCCTCATCGTGACCCCCGGCGAC
This window encodes:
- a CDS encoding DUF7563 family protein is translated as MTTTDNRLTNGDDTMAENRCQSCGSFVTRDFARVFGNNHNEVFGCLECMTATEVKKGGARADEVDTTNLIGGREPLR
- a CDS encoding protein sorting system archaetidylserine decarboxylase: MCGHRPERTLLSGSFAPGAWRYALLALALAIPVSVLSRLGKCSRRWNLAAPALAVGALLFHRDPDRTPPDSGVLAPADGRVSVVREEGDRVRVGVFMNVTDVHVNRAPVGGRVEAVDHEPGKHRPAFSKESDRNEKLHVRFPDHEVTLVAGAFARRIHPYVDEGDHLGRGERLGHISFGSRADVLLPESVDHADLTVRRGQKVRAGETRIAEL
- the leuC gene encoding 3-isopropylmalate dehydratase large subunit, translated to MSERTLYDKVWDRHKVAGLPTGQDQLFVGLHLIHEVTSPQAFGMLRERDLEVAYPERTHATVDHIVPTADRERPYEGAAEEMMAELEENVREAGIEFSSPDTGDQGIVHVIGPEQGLTQPGMTVVCGDSHTSTHGAFGALAFGIGTSQIRDVLATGTVAMEKKDVRRIRVTGELGEGVEAKDVILQIIRKLGTDGGVGYVYEYAGEAVENLDMEGRMSICNMSIEGGARAGYVNPDETTYEWLADTDAFADDPERFEELKPYWESIASDDDAEYDDEVVIDGDALEPMVTWGTTPGQGVGVTEPIPHPEELPEDKRDTARRAQEHMRVEPGDTMEGYQIDVAFLGSCTNARLPDLRRAARVVAGREVHDDVRAMVVPGSQRVKAAAEAEGLDEVFTEAGFDWRGAGCSMCLGMNDDQLEGDEASASSSNRNFVGRQGSKEGRTVLMNPRMVAAAAVEGEVTDVRELPETDVDDSEVTRA
- the leuD gene encoding 3-isopropylmalate dehydratase small subunit codes for the protein MSGQTTETDIETVERVSGTGIPLRGNDIDTDQIIPARYLKAITFDGLGQFVFQDQRFTDDDGVAPEEQRDGDGGTVEVKDHPFNEDRFRDASVLVVNANFGCGSSREHAPQALMRWGIDAIVGESFAEIFAGNCLALGIPTVTASQQEIEALQDYVDEHPDTEIDIDVAAESVSYDDREIDATVDDAQRKALVEGVWDTTALLKSNAESVAATAAGLPYVEEAE
- the ilvN gene encoding acetolactate synthase small subunit — protein: MSSEDESGDVGNRGGELAGPRPEERPDPQGRRNKHGVRIDPAVEAEQETRTAVVSALVEHEPGVLAKVSGLFSRRQFNIESLTVGPTTVDGHARITLVVEETDAGIDQVKKQVAKLRPVIQVGELDDHAVQAELVVLKVRGDEPDKVHAITQMYEGQTLDAGPRTITVQITGEQHKIDDAIDAFRQFGIIEIARTGQTALARGDTPTTPGEEPGHAKESGESDDEEPERVETGTYDD
- a CDS encoding DUF7557 family protein is translated as MPQIELDEETIERLDSLRVEDESYDEIVGELISIYEAEERTLFHGGDYSGD
- the ilvC gene encoding ketol-acid reductoisomerase: MTENDEFDTTVYYDDDADDAYLDDKTVAVLGYGSQGHAHAQNLADSGVDVVVGLREESSSRDAAREDGLDVATPREAASRADIVSVLVPDTVQPAVYDDVEDELEAGDTLQFAHGFNIHYGQIEPPEDVDVTMIAPKSPGHLVRRNYESGEGTPGLLAVYRDATGDAKQEALAYGKAIGCTRAGVVETTFREETETDLFGEQAVLCGGITELIKVGYETLVDAGYSPEMAYFECLNEMKLIVDLMYEGGMREMWDSVSDTAEYGGLTRGPEIIDEDVRANMEEALEEVQNGEFAREWISENQTGRPVYRQQKEADVNHDIEDVGARLRALFAWADEEQAEESTEDDESERVRADD
- a CDS encoding DUF5799 family protein; the protein is MAERAWQDIIVGDRMAVDQEFAQRVTDSEFSRQEWGLIMTAVEFEIEHPDDDERARIVADTSKVEQVMPELENIRNQMNSMAGGGGGGDGGGGVFDSVKDALGLGGGGGGVDRERVEAANRLAQEYAGELQQRLESQGKWKQVRNAASD
- a CDS encoding isocitrate/isopropylmalate dehydrogenase family protein; protein product: MTADGSEHVVVIPGDGIGREVTAAARDVLEAVGPDFEFTEAEAGDEVKERTGEALPDETRELAASADATLFGAAGETAADVIIPLRRAVDSFANVRPVRAYPGIDAPNPETDLVFVRENTEGVYAGHESEIAPGVTTLTRVVTESASAEIARYGFEYAADRGLGVTIAHKANVMRTTDGLFLETARRVGEEYDVPTDDALMDALAMHLVQRPEDYDVVVCPNLAGDMLSDLAAGLVGGLGLLPSANVGGERALFEPVHGTAPDIAGEGVANPSAAILSAAMLLEYLGYDDAGQRVRAAVESVLASGPHTPDLGGDATTSDVTEAVLAEL